From Aurantimicrobium sp. INA4, one genomic window encodes:
- a CDS encoding glycine cleavage T C-terminal barrel domain-containing protein produces MADASSSASSSPLAELPAAIVGSTGVARAYGNTFSEQRALSTGTALVDLSHRGVIQLSGSERLSWLDSLLSQRLDSLKAGQSSEALLLDPHGHLQHAMRILEDGENTWLLVDEDRAPALTAWLIKMRFMKQVEIVDRSEELATIGYFADSIPEPLQSLVLNHTGTPVVWQDTWNQVSEGGWQYSAEHPASQWNYAEAVIPREALTTLAQAAATGDVILAGTDALEALRIAAWRPRITTEADENALPHEFDWLRSAVHLNKGCYRGQETVAKVHNLGHPPRRLVFLSLDGVAEVLPVTGDPVMHGENEVGHITAAARHYEEGMIALAILKRNTSVDAMLNVHSQGEVIPATQVVIVPPEAGRTANVPRLPRLGAVKRES; encoded by the coding sequence ATGGCTGACGCATCATCGTCGGCATCCAGCTCACCCCTAGCTGAATTACCTGCTGCCATTGTTGGGAGCACTGGCGTTGCTCGCGCCTATGGCAACACATTTAGTGAGCAGCGCGCACTTTCTACCGGCACAGCACTGGTGGATCTTTCCCACCGCGGGGTTATTCAACTGTCTGGCTCAGAACGGTTGAGCTGGTTGGACTCCCTTCTAAGTCAACGCCTCGACAGCCTCAAAGCTGGACAGAGTTCAGAAGCTTTGCTTCTGGATCCTCATGGTCACCTTCAGCACGCCATGCGCATCCTCGAAGATGGCGAGAACACCTGGCTGTTAGTGGATGAAGACCGTGCTCCAGCTCTGACAGCGTGGCTGATCAAGATGCGCTTCATGAAGCAGGTCGAGATCGTGGATCGGTCTGAGGAACTGGCCACTATTGGCTACTTCGCTGACTCCATTCCTGAACCACTCCAGTCACTCGTGCTCAACCACACCGGAACCCCCGTGGTCTGGCAGGACACCTGGAACCAGGTCAGCGAAGGCGGGTGGCAATATTCCGCAGAACACCCAGCAAGCCAGTGGAACTATGCAGAAGCAGTCATTCCCCGCGAAGCACTCACCACTCTTGCCCAGGCTGCTGCTACCGGTGACGTCATTCTTGCTGGAACCGACGCCCTGGAAGCCCTGCGTATTGCGGCATGGCGTCCGCGCATCACCACCGAGGCAGACGAGAACGCCCTGCCTCACGAATTCGACTGGCTTCGCTCTGCTGTTCACCTCAACAAGGGTTGTTATCGGGGACAAGAAACCGTGGCCAAAGTCCACAACCTAGGCCACCCACCCCGCCGCTTAGTGTTCCTCAGCCTGGACGGTGTTGCCGAAGTGCTTCCTGTAACCGGTGACCCGGTGATGCATGGCGAGAATGAAGTGGGACACATTACCGCCGCAGCACGCCACTATGAAGAAGGCATGATTGCGTTAGCCATCCTCAAACGCAACACCTCCGTCGACGCGATGCTCAATGTGCACTCCCAGGGTGAGGTTATCCCTGCAACACAGGTCGTGATTGTTCCGCCCGAGGCAGGGCGCACAGCAAACGTTCCACGTTTGCCGCGCCTGGGAGCCGTCAAGCGCGAGAGCTAA
- a CDS encoding class I SAM-dependent methyltransferase gives MPVGNITRGTTNANRLRRVDRWISTWPALRSTSDPLVVDLGYGASAATTTELASRLAKVRPDVEVLGLEIDPERVTIAREELATWQATGLVPEGVASSISFARGGFEVPVAGNRKPVIIRAFNVLRQYDESEVQSAWNLMLSRLQPGGVLVEGTCDEIGRISSWIAVKESGPQTLSIALKLDAIELPSVVAERLPKSLIHHNVQGERIHDYLSALDKFWLTHSALSSFGATQRWIATAQSMKDAGWPITGGKTRWRLGELTVAYDAVRAD, from the coding sequence ATGCCCGTGGGAAACATCACGCGTGGGACAACCAACGCCAATCGCCTGCGCCGCGTCGACAGGTGGATTTCCACCTGGCCCGCGCTACGCAGCACGAGCGACCCCTTGGTGGTTGACCTAGGTTATGGCGCCAGTGCGGCAACAACCACTGAATTAGCCAGCAGGCTCGCGAAAGTTCGCCCAGATGTGGAAGTACTCGGACTAGAAATTGACCCTGAACGTGTCACAATCGCGCGCGAGGAACTTGCCACCTGGCAAGCCACTGGTCTTGTTCCCGAGGGGGTTGCTTCCTCCATTTCTTTTGCCCGTGGAGGTTTCGAAGTTCCTGTTGCCGGCAATAGAAAACCGGTGATTATTAGAGCGTTCAATGTCTTGCGCCAATATGACGAATCCGAGGTGCAGTCGGCCTGGAATCTCATGCTCTCCCGACTGCAACCAGGTGGAGTCCTGGTCGAGGGCACCTGCGATGAGATTGGTCGCATCTCCAGTTGGATCGCAGTGAAAGAATCTGGACCACAAACACTGAGCATTGCACTCAAACTGGATGCCATCGAACTACCCTCGGTCGTGGCTGAGCGCCTGCCCAAATCCCTTATTCACCACAATGTCCAAGGCGAGCGCATCCACGACTATCTATCCGCTCTGGATAAGTTCTGGCTCACCCATTCCGCCCTGAGTAGTTTTGGGGCCACACAACGTTGGATTGCCACAGCACAGAGCATGAAAGATGCCGGTTGGCCGATTACCGGCGGCAAGACCAGATGGCGTTTAGGTGAGTTAACGGTCGCCTATGACGCGGTGAGAGCAGATTAG
- a CDS encoding phosphoglyceromutase produces the protein MTHTLILLRHGNSDWNQKNLFTGWVDVRLSEQGVGEAKRAGELLAESGVLPDVLYTSVLSRAIQTANLALDTADRLWIPVKRSWRLNERHYGALQGKDKAQTLAEYGPEQFQTWRRSFDVPPPPISDDNEYSQVNDPRYVGIDGEIPATECLKDVIDRMLPYWESDITKDLAAGKTVLVTAHGNSLRALVKHLDGISDEDIAELNIPTGIPLVYKLDENFRPLGPAEYLDPEAAAAGAAAVAAQGNKK, from the coding sequence ATGACGCACACTTTGATTTTGCTCCGACACGGAAACAGTGACTGGAACCAGAAGAACCTCTTCACCGGCTGGGTAGATGTTCGCCTCAGCGAACAAGGCGTTGGAGAAGCCAAGCGCGCAGGTGAACTTCTTGCAGAATCAGGTGTCCTTCCTGACGTTCTTTACACCTCTGTTCTTAGCCGTGCCATCCAGACTGCCAACCTTGCACTGGACACCGCTGACCGCCTCTGGATTCCCGTCAAGCGCAGCTGGCGCCTCAACGAGCGTCACTACGGTGCACTGCAGGGTAAGGACAAGGCTCAGACTCTTGCAGAGTACGGTCCCGAGCAGTTCCAGACCTGGCGCCGCTCCTTTGATGTTCCCCCACCACCCATCTCGGATGACAACGAGTACTCTCAGGTCAACGATCCACGCTATGTCGGCATTGATGGAGAGATTCCTGCAACTGAGTGCCTCAAGGATGTCATTGACCGCATGCTTCCTTATTGGGAGTCTGACATCACCAAGGACCTCGCTGCAGGCAAGACCGTGCTTGTCACTGCACACGGTAACTCTCTGCGTGCCCTCGTGAAGCACCTTGATGGAATCTCTGATGAGGACATCGCAGAACTCAACATTCCTACCGGTATTCCTCTGGTGTACAAGCTGGACGAGAACTTCCGTCCACTTGGCCCAGCAGAATATCTTGACCCAGAAGCTGCCGCAGCAGGAGCTGCTGCTGTTGCTGCACAGGGAAACAAAAAGTAG
- a CDS encoding CarD family transcriptional regulator, with protein sequence MQFIVGETVVYPHHGAAKITEVKKRVIKGDEKLYLKLHVVQGDLTIEVPAENVDLVGVRDVIGKEGLEQVFEVLRAPFTEEPTNWSRRYKANLEKLASGDVIKVSEVVRDLWRRDQDRGLSAGEKRMLAKARQILISELALAKKTDEEQASEFLDGVLAS encoded by the coding sequence ATGCAGTTCATTGTTGGCGAAACAGTTGTTTATCCTCACCACGGCGCAGCAAAGATTACCGAAGTAAAAAAGCGCGTTATCAAGGGTGACGAGAAACTGTATCTCAAGCTCCACGTTGTTCAGGGCGATCTCACCATTGAGGTACCTGCAGAAAACGTTGACCTTGTCGGTGTCCGTGACGTTATTGGCAAAGAAGGACTTGAGCAGGTCTTCGAAGTTCTGCGTGCTCCTTTCACCGAAGAGCCCACCAACTGGTCTCGCCGCTACAAGGCGAACCTCGAGAAGCTTGCTTCTGGTGACGTGATCAAGGTTTCTGAGGTTGTTCGCGACCTGTGGCGTCGTGACCAGGACCGCGGTCTCTCCGCTGGTGAAAAGCGCATGCTCGCTAAGGCTCGTCAGATTCTTATTTCTGAGCTCGCTCTGGCTAAGAAGACCGACGAAGAGCAGGCTTCTGAATTCCTTGATGGAGTTCTCGCGTCCTAA
- the ispD gene encoding 2-C-methyl-D-erythritol 4-phosphate cytidylyltransferase, translated as MSGDLHVSTAVIVVAAGSGTRLGAALPKAFVDLAGQTLLERSLRSIILLPYPVQVVVVAPADFVEDAHAIVNKVAPGLEALVSVVTGGATRHDSVAAGLAVVDAGVQVVLVHDAARALTPTSVFADVDMAVQATGAGIVPALPVVDSLKQVDVTGGVLGIADREQLRAAQTPQGFPRAELDAAYAAAGSSDYTDDAAVFAANGGAVTTIPGDEVAFKITTAWDLNRAHQVLGGIPDRHRVGTGIDVHAFGENENLWLAGLHWPGEKELSGHSDGDAVAHAICDALLSAAGLGDIGSRFGTDDPAYANASGEVFIRGTVALLEENGFDPINVSVQIVGNKPRFSPRREEAQNVLSSWVGAPVTVSATTTDGLGFTGRGEGIAAIATALVRQR; from the coding sequence ATGTCTGGTGACCTGCACGTCTCCACAGCAGTCATTGTTGTTGCTGCCGGCAGTGGCACCCGTTTAGGTGCTGCGCTACCGAAAGCTTTTGTCGATCTCGCTGGTCAGACGCTGTTGGAGCGCAGTCTGCGCTCCATCATCTTGCTTCCCTACCCCGTCCAGGTTGTTGTTGTGGCACCTGCCGACTTCGTCGAGGACGCTCACGCCATTGTGAACAAAGTTGCTCCAGGTTTGGAAGCGTTGGTTTCAGTGGTGACCGGTGGAGCAACCCGTCACGATTCTGTTGCTGCCGGCTTGGCGGTTGTTGATGCTGGTGTTCAGGTCGTGTTGGTTCACGACGCCGCTCGAGCACTCACTCCAACGAGTGTTTTTGCTGATGTTGATATGGCAGTTCAAGCAACCGGTGCCGGAATAGTTCCGGCGCTTCCTGTAGTTGATTCCCTGAAGCAAGTGGATGTCACCGGAGGCGTGCTCGGGATTGCCGACCGGGAACAACTTCGCGCAGCACAAACACCTCAGGGTTTCCCACGTGCTGAACTCGATGCAGCGTATGCAGCCGCAGGTTCGTCTGACTACACCGACGATGCAGCAGTCTTTGCGGCGAACGGAGGAGCAGTGACCACTATTCCCGGCGATGAAGTTGCCTTCAAAATCACCACAGCTTGGGATCTCAACAGAGCTCATCAAGTGCTCGGTGGAATTCCCGATCGTCACCGCGTGGGCACTGGGATTGACGTGCACGCCTTTGGCGAGAACGAGAACTTGTGGCTTGCTGGTCTGCACTGGCCTGGTGAGAAGGAACTTTCCGGGCACAGCGATGGTGATGCTGTCGCACACGCCATCTGTGACGCACTGCTTTCTGCGGCCGGATTGGGAGATATCGGTTCCCGCTTTGGCACCGACGACCCCGCCTATGCCAATGCCTCGGGAGAGGTGTTTATTCGGGGAACCGTCGCCCTGCTCGAAGAAAACGGCTTTGACCCCATCAATGTTTCCGTTCAGATCGTAGGAAACAAGCCACGGTTTAGTCCGCGACGTGAGGAAGCACAAAACGTGCTGAGCAGCTGGGTTGGTGCACCTGTCACCGTCTCTGCCACAACAACAGATGGTCTGGGCTTCACCGGTCGCGGCGAAGGTATTGCCGCCATCGCAACAGCCCTCGTTCGCCAGCGCTAA
- the cysS gene encoding cysteine--tRNA ligase, translating into MSMRLFDSKEQSLRDFTPRVAGEVGMYVCGPTVQSSPHVGHLRSALVYDQLRRWLTHEGYNVTLVRNVTDIDDKVLENARAAGVEQWWALAYRMEAEFTAAYDLLGIQRPTYEPRATASIPEMIAIIERLIERGHAYPAPDGSGDVYFDTASWPAYGELTNQKPAEMEAAADADPRGKKAPQDFALWKGHKEGDPESASWSSPWGPGRPGWHIECSAMSTKYLGSSFDIHGGGLDLRFPHHENELAQSSAAGDGFAQYWLHNGLVSVGGQKMSKSLGNSVFAKDLLDQAKPVVLRYLLGSAQYRSTLELHDGAIEEAKASFDRIEGFLSRTQREAGQIGSADVPASFRDAMNDDLNIPAALAVVFELVRSGNTALDAGDGATASSHAAQVVAMLDVLGVNPLDEQWAGNSSQGDAALELLMTELLEARAEARANKDFATADLLRERLAAAGITIEDTPSGAHWSFNGR; encoded by the coding sequence GTGAGCATGCGTTTATTTGACTCGAAGGAGCAAAGCCTTCGGGACTTTACTCCCCGTGTTGCGGGCGAGGTCGGGATGTACGTGTGTGGACCCACCGTGCAGTCCAGTCCCCACGTAGGACACCTGCGCAGCGCGCTGGTGTATGACCAACTGCGCCGGTGGCTCACCCACGAGGGATACAACGTCACCCTGGTGCGCAATGTCACCGACATTGACGACAAAGTCTTAGAAAACGCTCGTGCCGCCGGGGTGGAGCAATGGTGGGCTTTGGCTTACCGCATGGAGGCAGAGTTCACTGCCGCTTATGACCTGCTAGGTATTCAACGCCCTACTTATGAGCCCCGCGCTACCGCAAGCATCCCCGAGATGATTGCCATCATTGAGCGCTTGATTGAACGTGGCCACGCCTACCCAGCACCAGATGGTTCCGGAGACGTGTACTTCGATACCGCTAGTTGGCCAGCCTATGGTGAGCTCACCAACCAAAAGCCTGCCGAGATGGAAGCTGCCGCAGATGCAGATCCTCGTGGCAAGAAGGCACCACAAGACTTTGCGCTGTGGAAAGGGCACAAAGAAGGCGACCCCGAGTCTGCCTCTTGGTCTTCCCCCTGGGGTCCCGGGCGACCTGGCTGGCACATCGAATGCTCTGCTATGTCGACCAAATATCTCGGTAGCAGCTTCGATATTCACGGTGGTGGACTCGACCTGCGCTTCCCGCACCACGAAAACGAGCTCGCGCAGTCCAGTGCTGCCGGTGATGGTTTTGCCCAGTACTGGCTTCACAACGGCCTGGTCTCCGTCGGCGGTCAAAAGATGAGTAAGTCTCTAGGGAACTCCGTCTTTGCCAAAGACCTTCTCGATCAGGCCAAGCCTGTTGTTTTGCGCTACCTCTTAGGTTCAGCCCAATATCGCTCCACCCTCGAACTTCACGATGGCGCTATCGAGGAAGCAAAAGCTTCCTTCGACCGCATCGAAGGATTCCTCTCACGCACGCAGCGTGAGGCAGGACAGATCGGCTCCGCCGATGTTCCTGCCAGCTTCCGCGATGCGATGAACGATGACCTCAACATTCCTGCTGCGCTCGCGGTGGTGTTTGAGCTGGTTCGTTCCGGCAACACAGCCTTGGATGCGGGGGATGGTGCCACTGCCTCTTCTCATGCAGCACAGGTTGTGGCGATGCTTGATGTGTTGGGTGTGAACCCATTGGATGAACAGTGGGCAGGAAACTCAAGCCAGGGTGATGCAGCTCTAGAGCTGTTGATGACCGAACTACTCGAAGCTCGGGCAGAGGCCAGAGCGAATAAAGATTTTGCAACCGCAGATCTTCTGCGTGAGCGTTTAGCTGCAGCAGGAATCACTATCGAAGACACCCCTAGTGGTGCACATTGGAGTTTCAATGGCAGGTAA
- the rlmB gene encoding 23S rRNA (guanosine(2251)-2'-O)-methyltransferase RlmB produces MAGKPRAGAVRKSGKGPSKGTGGLGRRALEGKGPTPKAEDREWHPAGKAKIRREKLAAMGKLNRNTMDGQRKAAPKRSKAADDTEVVTGRNSVLEALRAKIPATAMYIATRIEMDDRVKEMLAIATQRGIPIMEVMKPELDRMGGYDSVHQGVAIKVPPYDYAHPHDLLEAAFDANKTPLFVALDGITDPRNLGAIIRSTAAFGGNGIILPQRRSVGVTAAAWKTSAGAAARLPVSMAANLTATIKSFKDQGVFVIGLDGGGDTMLPGLELADRPLLIVVGNEGKGLSKLVTDNCDAIVSIPISASTESLNAGIAASVALYEVARLRSAAV; encoded by the coding sequence ATGGCAGGTAAGCCTCGGGCTGGAGCAGTCCGCAAATCAGGTAAAGGTCCCTCGAAGGGTACCGGTGGCTTAGGTCGTCGTGCCCTCGAGGGCAAGGGCCCCACCCCAAAAGCTGAAGACCGCGAGTGGCACCCCGCTGGAAAGGCAAAGATCCGTCGCGAAAAGCTTGCCGCGATGGGCAAGCTCAACCGCAACACCATGGATGGTCAGCGCAAGGCTGCGCCCAAGCGCAGCAAAGCTGCTGACGATACTGAGGTCGTCACCGGTCGTAACTCGGTACTCGAAGCTCTGCGTGCCAAGATTCCGGCAACAGCTATGTATATCGCCACGCGTATCGAGATGGATGACCGCGTCAAGGAAATGCTTGCCATTGCCACCCAGCGCGGCATCCCCATCATGGAAGTGATGAAGCCTGAGCTTGATCGTATGGGTGGGTATGACTCCGTCCACCAGGGCGTCGCCATCAAAGTGCCGCCCTATGACTACGCCCACCCCCACGATCTTCTAGAAGCAGCGTTTGACGCAAACAAGACGCCGTTGTTTGTGGCACTCGATGGCATCACCGATCCACGCAACCTTGGAGCAATCATTCGCTCAACCGCTGCATTCGGTGGAAACGGCATCATCTTGCCTCAGCGTCGCTCGGTGGGTGTTACAGCTGCTGCCTGGAAAACCTCCGCAGGCGCGGCAGCGCGTCTGCCTGTTTCCATGGCAGCGAACCTCACCGCAACAATCAAGTCCTTCAAAGACCAGGGCGTTTTCGTGATCGGCTTGGACGGCGGTGGAGACACCATGCTTCCTGGACTCGAGCTTGCAGATCGCCCCCTGTTGATCGTGGTGGGCAATGAAGGTAAGGGGCTGTCAAAGCTTGTCACCGACAACTGTGACGCCATCGTCTCGATTCCCATTTCTGCCAGCACTGAATCACTCAACGCAGGTATTGCTGCCAGCGTTGCACTTTATGAAGTTGCACGTTTGCGTTCAGCAGCCGTTTAG
- a CDS encoding thioredoxin domain-containing protein yields the protein MSTGAHGNRPTRNQQREAARAKAKELREQQVKNDKRRRLFLQGGIGLGIIAIATIFIVTLATSGPKEGPRPANMASDGIVLSGSGMGAILSDAGAPGSDPIATTPTPGSSTVNIVVYQDYLCPACKAFDQANADQLQTLVEAGAATLELHPIGMLASRSAGTQYSMRATAAAACVAEYSPNTFWAVNQAFYLNQPQEGTPGWNDDEIKALIAQQKPQNQTKIDKCIADQTFIPWAKQATDYALNGPMADAAKQSGANGVGTPTILVNGKVYTGSIVDPKEFLAFITQVAGDSASTTPATPAAG from the coding sequence ATGAGCACCGGAGCCCACGGCAACCGACCCACTCGAAACCAGCAGCGTGAAGCTGCTCGGGCAAAAGCTAAAGAACTTCGCGAACAGCAGGTCAAGAATGACAAGCGCCGCCGCTTGTTCCTGCAGGGCGGTATTGGTCTGGGCATCATCGCCATCGCCACCATCTTCATTGTGACGTTGGCAACCTCGGGACCGAAGGAAGGTCCACGACCTGCCAACATGGCCAGCGACGGTATCGTGCTGAGTGGTTCCGGCATGGGTGCAATTCTCTCTGACGCGGGTGCTCCCGGCTCAGACCCTATTGCGACCACTCCAACTCCTGGTTCCTCAACCGTGAACATCGTTGTTTACCAGGACTACCTCTGCCCAGCATGTAAGGCATTTGATCAAGCCAACGCTGACCAGCTCCAAACTTTGGTTGAAGCAGGTGCAGCAACTCTCGAACTTCACCCCATTGGTATGTTGGCAAGCCGTTCGGCTGGAACCCAGTATTCAATGCGCGCAACCGCCGCTGCGGCCTGTGTTGCTGAGTACTCACCCAACACTTTCTGGGCAGTCAACCAGGCTTTCTATCTCAACCAGCCCCAAGAGGGAACTCCTGGTTGGAATGACGACGAGATTAAGGCTCTGATTGCACAGCAAAAGCCACAGAACCAAACCAAGATTGATAAGTGCATTGCCGACCAGACATTTATCCCCTGGGCTAAGCAGGCAACTGACTACGCACTGAACGGCCCCATGGCTGATGCAGCAAAGCAGTCAGGTGCTAACGGTGTGGGCACACCCACCATCTTGGTCAATGGCAAGGTCTACACCGGATCCATCGTGGACCCCAAGGAATTCCTTGCTTTCATTACCCAAGTTGCCGGTGACTCTGCATCGACGACACCCGCTACTCCTGCCGCAGGTTAG
- a CDS encoding DUF3263 domain-containing protein — protein sequence MLDERDRAILDFEREWWERPGAKEDAIRQTFGLSPARYYQVLGTIMASADALAYDPELVNRLQRVRQERHRSRQRRVNPESSGKN from the coding sequence GTGTTAGACGAGCGTGATCGTGCCATTCTCGATTTTGAACGCGAATGGTGGGAACGCCCCGGCGCCAAAGAGGATGCCATCAGACAAACTTTCGGTTTGTCTCCGGCTCGCTACTACCAAGTACTGGGCACGATAATGGCCTCCGCGGATGCGCTGGCCTATGACCCCGAGTTGGTCAATAGGCTCCAACGCGTCAGGCAAGAACGTCACCGTTCACGCCAAAGGCGCGTTAACCCTGAATCTTCAGGTAAGAACTGA
- a CDS encoding LytR C-terminal domain-containing protein, translating to MAEKNEHDIFDDLVITSDRRGVHRAPKRPGAGWIKFAWAALATGVLVVGGVGTLIVSSDSISMKDFESIFAVPTTAPSATPKPTAAPTVDPASVVNVLNATGATGVATAVGDQLAAEGWTIGAKSNASETTEETFIYYGNPSLEGAARGVAQSLGYGTIKLTDRYIESSAAITLVIGADYAG from the coding sequence ATGGCTGAAAAGAACGAGCACGACATTTTTGATGATCTGGTGATCACATCAGATCGTCGCGGTGTTCACCGTGCTCCGAAACGCCCCGGTGCCGGCTGGATTAAGTTTGCCTGGGCGGCGCTAGCTACCGGTGTTCTTGTCGTCGGTGGTGTTGGAACGTTGATCGTTTCCAGCGACAGCATCAGCATGAAAGATTTTGAGAGCATCTTTGCTGTGCCAACCACGGCACCGTCAGCAACTCCCAAGCCCACGGCAGCACCCACAGTAGATCCTGCATCTGTGGTGAACGTGCTCAACGCAACCGGTGCAACCGGTGTCGCTACTGCTGTTGGTGATCAGCTGGCTGCTGAAGGCTGGACCATTGGTGCGAAATCTAACGCCAGTGAAACCACTGAAGAGACATTCATTTACTACGGAAACCCTTCACTCGAAGGTGCTGCACGAGGTGTTGCGCAGTCGCTGGGATACGGCACTATCAAGCTCACAGATAGGTACATTGAGAGCTCCGCCGCCATCACTTTGGTCATTGGTGCTGACTACGCTGGCTAA
- a CDS encoding cold-shock protein codes for MATGTVKWFNAEKGYGFITVDGDEQDVFVHYSAITMDGYKVLEEGQKVEFEVGTGNKGPQAESVRLA; via the coding sequence ATGGCCACTGGAACCGTTAAGTGGTTCAACGCTGAAAAGGGCTACGGTTTCATCACCGTAGATGGCGACGAGCAGGACGTTTTCGTCCACTACTCCGCTATCACCATGGACGGCTACAAGGTCCTCGAAGAGGGTCAAAAGGTAGAGTTCGAGGTTGGTACCGGAAACAAGGGTCCTCAGGCTGAGTCGGTTCGACTGGCTTAA
- a CDS encoding DUF3048 domain-containing protein → MTKTSRTLTRAVGIAALSALAFGMVACSGGSPSPTTPSYKSTYKAPAPVAYAPLTGLVLPEGTTVGPALSVKICNVYNCEPQDGLNQTDVVFEEIVEGGITRYVAIWNSNVPAVVGPVRSLRPMDADIAAPFGGIIAYSGYGAQETRDLAVATGLVNVTENDPAMFRNDYNVAPYNLMLRAQEVIAANPGLAPPAQQWAYSSSLATSTAVLDGSPASSVQLVFSNQSENMWTYDAASGKYLRTQWGGPDLDLTGAQLSTSNVVVMKVNVDEFVGVPRTRMVDSGEMWVLSGGKAVHGTWSKAATAAPIVFKGDNGVTVRLAPGNTWIEMVPNDSYVPGGSVTINP, encoded by the coding sequence GTGACTAAAACTTCGCGTACTCTCACTCGTGCTGTCGGTATAGCTGCCCTGAGCGCTCTAGCGTTCGGTATGGTTGCCTGTTCAGGTGGATCGCCATCCCCAACCACACCCAGCTATAAATCCACCTATAAAGCACCAGCTCCCGTTGCTTATGCTCCGTTGACCGGGCTTGTCCTCCCTGAGGGCACCACGGTCGGGCCTGCACTTTCCGTGAAGATTTGTAACGTCTACAACTGTGAGCCACAGGATGGTCTAAACCAGACCGATGTGGTCTTTGAAGAAATCGTCGAAGGTGGCATTACCCGCTACGTCGCGATTTGGAACTCAAACGTTCCTGCGGTTGTTGGCCCTGTTCGTTCCTTGCGCCCCATGGATGCTGACATTGCTGCACCATTCGGCGGAATTATTGCCTACTCCGGTTATGGAGCTCAGGAAACTCGTGACCTGGCCGTGGCCACCGGTTTGGTCAACGTCACCGAGAATGATCCTGCGATGTTCCGCAACGACTACAACGTAGCTCCCTACAACCTGATGCTGCGTGCTCAGGAAGTTATTGCCGCGAACCCAGGTCTTGCCCCACCCGCACAACAGTGGGCGTACTCTTCCTCGTTGGCAACCTCCACCGCAGTACTGGATGGAAGTCCAGCGTCGTCTGTGCAGTTGGTCTTTAGTAACCAGTCCGAGAACATGTGGACCTACGATGCTGCGTCGGGCAAATACCTGCGCACCCAGTGGGGCGGTCCCGACCTTGACCTCACCGGAGCTCAGCTGAGCACCAGCAACGTCGTTGTCATGAAGGTGAACGTGGACGAATTCGTTGGCGTTCCCCGCACCCGCATGGTTGATAGTGGCGAGATGTGGGTTCTCTCTGGCGGCAAGGCTGTCCACGGAACCTGGAGTAAAGCTGCAACTGCTGCGCCGATTGTGTTCAAGGGAGATAACGGTGTGACCGTGCGTCTGGCACCTGGAAACACCTGGATCGAAATGGTTCCCAACGATTCCTACGTTCCCGGTGGAAGCGTGACCATCAACCCTTAG